The nucleotide sequence TACCGAATCACCAAATACTCGCTCGACATCGCCGTCAGATAGAGCACGGTCAGGGCGCGGTGTTTGGCATCGGCCCCAGCGGTTTGCGACGTTTGCAACGCGGTTTGCAGCGTTTGGCGCATGCCGGGCGACATACGGCCATAGAGCAGCAAGGTGTCTACCGCATTGATGCAGGCCGTGTGATTGCCGCCCAGCGCAAACAGCCAGGACAAATCCCAGATGCCGGTGCTGTAGTAGTTCATAAAGCCCCACAGGAAGTTGCCGCTGTTGACCGTCTCGCCCGGCCCGTGAATCTGGAATTCGGGGCCGTTGAGCGGCGGCGACTGTTTCGGGATGCGATAGAGCGCCGAGTAATGACCGAAGACCGACGGGGCATTGAGAATGCTCTCGCCCATTTCGTCATAAACGTAGGCGTAGAGGCTCGGCGTAATCGTGCCGCCCAACGCGCGCATCAGCGCGATGTGCGTTTGCACGGGCGTGCGCAAGCGTCCGAAATCATTCGGCGGCGCGTCATTGCGCGCGTCCTGATCCATCAAAATGGCGCGGATGACGGCGGCCAGGTCGCCGCGCACGCCAAGGCCGTTGTTGTTGAAGACATTCACAACGCGCGTGACATACGCTGCTGACGGATTGCTCGTCACCAGCGCGTGAATCAGGCGGGTGCAGATGAATGGCCCGACGTTCGGGTGATTGAAGATCGTGTCAATCACGTCGTCCAGGTCTTTCTGGATGGTCTGATTCGCGGGCAGCGTCGTGCCCAGGAAGGTTTTTGAGTTGGTGTCGTGATAAGACGGCAGCGGATACAGCGGCCCCGGGTAGTAGTTCGGGTTCGGATAGGTCGGCGGTGTGCCGCTGCGGTTGAACGTCCAGCCGGTCAAGGCCAGCGCCAATTGCCGCACGTCGGTTTGGTTATAGGTCGGAATCGGTTTGTTGGCGGCGTCCAGCATCTGCGAACCGTCCGGATTGAGCTTGTACAGGCCGATGCTGAACAACTGCATCAATTCGCGCGCGTAATTTTCATTCGCGCCGCTCGCACCAAGCGGTTTGGTGCTGTTGACCATGTCCAGGAAATTGCCCATCGAAGCGTCGAGCGTGATTTCCTTGAGCAGGTTCTTGTAATTGCCAAAGGCGTGCTTGCTCAAAATCTGCTGCCAGGGGATGAGCATGTTCGGGTAATAGTTCTTGTTGCGCGAAATCGTGATGACTTCGCTGAGCGCGTAAATCACCCGCTGCCGCAACTGATCCTGCCCGTTGAGGAAGTGCAGGTAAAACTGATCGGTCATCTCGGTCGCCGTCGAGTTGATGCCATTCGGATAGACTGACTCGGGCGCGAGGAACTGCTCGTCCAGATATTGATTGATACCGACCTGCTTGACGTATGTCATCAACGCCGACGTCGGCCCAAAGGTCGCCTGATCCAGAAAGCGTCCGACAGCCAATGTTTGCGCATCGGGCGTCGGCGCGGGCGCGGGCGAGGGCGAGGGGGAAGGTGATGGACTTGGCGAAGGTGAAAGCACAGGACTCGGCGATGGTGATGGTGATGGCATCGGTGACGGCATCGGCGTTGGCGTGGGTGATGGCGGCGGCCCCAATACTACGGTCACAGTGGCCGTGGCTTGCCGCTCTGTATTGGCAGCCGCAGCCGCGCGAATCGTCACCGGCCCGGCAGGCACGGCATTCGGCGCAGTGTACAAACCGTTCGCTGAAATCGTGCCATTGACGCTGCCGCCCACCACGCCCCAATACACTTGGGTCGTTGGCGCGCCTGTGACGGTGGCGGTGAATTGCTGTTTGGCATACGTCGCCACCGTGGCTGTCGCGGGCGCAACTGTAATGACAATGCCTTGCCCGAATTCGACCAGTCGCGAACTCGAAGCAGCCGCCCCAGGATTCGTCACCGTGACGTAGCCGCTGCCCGATTGCAGCACATTGCTGGTGGCTTTTAACTGGCCCGCCGAAACATAGGTCGTCGGCAAGGCCACCCCGCCCAACTTGACGACCGCGCCGTTATAAAACGTATTGTTATTGCTATAGAGATCGAAGGTCGTATTGCCCAGCGGCACTTTGCTCGGTGACCACCAGTTAAACACCGCGACCGGATATACCACCGTCACCGCGCCGCTGCCCGAAACATTGGGATCGGCCACGCTCACGGCTTTGACCGTCACCGGATTGCCGGGCGGCAAGGCGGCGGGGGCTTTGTAATTCCCCGCCGCATCAATCGTCCCGACCGAGGCATTGCCGTTGGGGATGTTATTGACGCACCAGGTCACCGCCGTATTCGCCGCGCCGCTGACCGTCGCTTTGAATTGTTTGGTTGTGTTGAAAGGTAAGATCACTGTGACCGGATCCACCGTCACCGTCACTGCCAGGGGTGCTGCTGAAAAAGTCGTCGCATGAGCTGACGAGTTGGTTTGCACCAGGCAGAGACAGACCAGTACAAACAGCCCTGCGGCTGTCGCACGCCACCTGTTATTGAGACGCATAGCTTCTTTTTCCTTAAATCTGTTTGGCCCTAAATTAGTTTTGGGATTTTGTGGGGTACGCAAACACAGCGTTTGCGCGCTAGCGTGTGCATGACCCGTCCGCCAGGCATGGTTAGGGTGAATCCCAGTCCATGCGACGTGCGCATGACACGAAAACAATTAACGGACTAACACGTGGGAGAGAGAGGAGTGCTGCGCTTTTGGGGAACGGCGGCGACTTTCGGCATTTGACCGCCAGGGCATCGGGCAGCAGGGGCATCTACGGTTTCGCCGCTAAACGATGGGCGGCGGGGATGCATATTGGTGAGAGAAAAAACTTTTTCAGGGAATCTTGTTTGGGGCGCTTGCAGCTACCAACCGCACAGGTAAATCCTGGCACTGCGAATACCGTATCGCAGCCTGTCAGTTGGCAGCGGGCTGCCGCAAAGAAATTGACGGGGAAGCGGAGGGAGGCTGAATTCAAAGCCGCCAACAAGAGCACTTGAGCGGCTTAACTGATTCCTGATTCCCGCTAGCTGGAAAATCAGCCGGCATTTTCCAACTATAGATTTCAAGATAATGCTTTTCCGTAGCAAGCCCGCGAAGGCGGGCGACAGCATAAAGCCCAGGGCGTTAGCCCTGGGTGGCGACAGGGTGAGCAGTAAGCCCGTGAAATGGGCGACAGACCAGTCTCTGCCGCCCGTTTCACGGGCTTACTGCTCATGCAACCGGCACCAGGGTTGCGGCTGCGCCTTCACCCTGGGATCTATGCTGGCCACCCGCTGCGCGGGTTCAATTCGGAAATTCTTTTTCTTGAAATCTATAGCAGGAATCAGGAGTCAGGAATCAGTGTAATGTCTTTGGCGGGTGTTTTGAGGACTTTGCAAAAGCCCTGCTGGCAGCCTGCGGTACGGTCGAATAACTTTGGCATATCCGGACCGCCGACATATACTGCCGCGCGCCGACCTCACCGCGCGCACAGCAAGGCAGTCTTCCCCCAGGTTCCAGTTTGGAACGGAATCAAAATTCAGCGCCATGATCAGCGAGAGGATTTATCCGATGAAACTCCGAAATCAATTTTCTTCCAAGTCAGTTCTCACCAGCCGCGCACAGTTGCACGTTGTTCAATTCGGCGCGCTCGTCTGCGTCAATTTGCTCTTGTTCAGCGGGCTGAGTTTCATTGGCAATGCGCGTGGCTTCAGCGCGCCGTTTCAAACGCCAGCGGCGTTCAGTTCCCTGTCCGCCGCCAGTTTTGAAACTAACCTCACGCCCGAAGGCATCGCCGCCGGTTTTGGCAGCAATCTCGCACCGAGTACCGCATCGGCCACCACCACGCCGCTGCCGACCACGCTCAACACGATTTCGGTGACGGTCAACGGTGTCAACGCGGGGTTGTTCTTTGTCTCATCAGGCCAGATCAACTATTTGATCCCGGCGGGCACGGCGGCGGGTGAAGCAACCGTCAATGTCTTGCGTAGCGGCGTCATCACGCACACCGGCAAAGTGACCATCGTCAGCGCCGCACCCGCCATCTTCACCGCCAACTCCAACGGCACAGGCGTCCCCGCCGCCATCGTCTTGCGTGTGGCGACGAACGGCGCGCAAACCACCGAAACCATCGCCCAACTGGTCAGCAATCGCTGGCAAACCAAAGCCATCAACCTGGGGCCGACGGGCGAGCGCGTCTTTCTGATTTTGTTTCTCTGCGGCATTCGCGGCTTGCCTAACAGCGATGGCAACAGCGGCAACGGCGTGGCCGAGAATGTGCGCGTGTTGATCGGTGGCATCGAACAGACACCGATATTCGCCAACAAACAGGGCGGCCTCGTGGGTGTAGATCAGATCAACGTCGAAATCCCGCGCGAATTGCTGGGGCGCGGCAAAATCAAAACCGCAGTGATTGGCGGCGGACTCTCTTCGCTCGAAGTCGAAATCGAAATCGCGGGCGCGACGGGCACGAACCCGCCGACCGTGACGAGTTTCGCGCCCACGCTCGCCACCGCAAGCGAAACACTCAACATCAACGGCGTCGGCTTTTCGACGGTGGCCGCGAACAACCTGGTGCGCGTCAATGGGCTGGAAACCTCGGTCGAATCGGCTGCGGCCACGCAATTGATCGTGCGTGTGCCTTACGGCGCGGAAGCCGGCCGCGTCATCGTGCGCACGACAACCGGCGAGGGTTCGAGCAACAGCGATGTCAGCGTGCGCACGACCATCAGCGGTCTCACCACCGACACGAATGGAAATCCGCTGCCCGGCGTCGAAGTCAGCTATGGCGCATTCAAAACCACGACGCGCAATGACGGCACCTATCTGTTGCGCGATGTGCCCGCCGGTTTCGGCACGCTCAAAATTGACCCGTCAAAATTGTCACTGACCCCGGCGATGCAACCCTACAGCAAAATCGCCACGGCCACCGCCAACCGCGACAACCTGCAAACCACCACCGCGCTGCAAACCGTCTCTGGCGAAGCCGCTTCGATTCAAACGCAAGGCAGCGGCGCGGCTGAAGAAGGCGACTTCACGCAACACCGCCTGCTCGCGCCCAACGGCACGATCACGACCGGCAATGTGACATTCAGTTTTGACGACAACACGGTCGGCACCTTTCCCGCCGGTGTCACCGATGGCCGCATTTACCTGACGGTGCTCACCAACAGCCGCACGCCGACGCCGCTGCCCGCCGGGATTTTCAGTTCGACCATTGCGCAACTTTCACCCATCGGCGTCAAACTCGCGCCGGGCGGCAAGCTGACGTTTCCCAACACCGACGGCTTGGCGGCGAATGCACAGGCGCGGCTTTACAAACTGGATCAAACCGCTGGCAGCCCGACGCTGGGCCAGTTCGTTGACGTAGGCGTCGCCACCGTTTCCGCCGACGGCCAGCGCGTCGAAACCGGCGCGAATGCGATCACCGAAACCAGCATCTATTTCGCCGCGCTCGCGCGTCCGCTGACCACCGTCACGGGCCGCGTGGTAGACAGCGATAACACAACGCCCGTGCGCCGCGCGCTGGTCACTTTGCGCGGGCAACAAACGTTCACGGATGGCAACGGCAGCTTTACGCTGCGCAACATTCCCGTCCCGGCCAATAACCTGCTGAACATCGAAGCCAGTTTCGTGCGACCAACTGGCCGTACCGACAGCGTGACGCGCAACAACATCGCCGTCGGCGCGAACGGGCTGACGCACATCACGCCCGACTTGGTGCTGCCTTCGCCAACGACGCAACCCAATCGTCCGCCGTCATTGATCGCGCCGACGCTGCTGACCGCTACCGAAGGCCAGACGCGCAACATCCCGCTGGTGGTGAGCGATCCTGATTCCGATCAACCCGTGCAACTGGTTCTGACCAGCCCCAACTTCGTCACGCTGGTGCTCATTCAAAACATCGCCAACATACGCATCGCCCCGCCCGCAGGCTCGGCGGGAACGTATCCGCTGACCTTGAAGGCCACCGATAACCAGAACGCCGTCACGACGCTGAACGCCTCGCTCACCGTCACGGGCAATCGCGCGCCTGTGCTATCCGTGCCGCTGGCGCAAACGGCCAGCGTTGGACAGCAACTCGCCTTCAACGTTTCGGCGTCAGACCCGGATGCGGATCAGACAGTAACGCTGATGGCAACCAGTCTGCCCAGCGGCGCAAGCTTCGTGCAGACGAGCGCGACGACCGGGCGCTTTACCTGGACGCCCACCGCCAATCAAACCGGCCTGGCGACCGCGACCTTCACGGCCACCGACAACGGCAGCCCAGTCATGACCGACCGCAAGTCAGTGGCGATCAACGTCGGCGGCGCAATTACGCAATGGGCGCAAACGGCGGGGCCAGAGGGCGCGGTGATCAGAGTTTTGTTGGTCAGCGGCAACAATTTCTTTGCCGGCACCGATGGCGGCGTCTTCCGTTCGGCCAATGATGGAGCCAGTTGGACGCCCGCCAACAACGGCTTGGCTGGCCAGTTCGTCTCAGCACTGACGACCAACGGGACGGCGTTGTTTGCGGGCACCTACGGAACCAGTCTGCTGGGCGGCGCTGGTATTTTCCGTTCGACCGACAACGGAGCGAATTGGACGCCCGCCAGTAACGGGTTGAGCACGCCGAATGTTTTCGCTTTGGGCGCGAGCGGCACTACGGTGTTTGCGGGTCTGGTGTCCGGCGGGATTGCTCGCACCACCGACAACGGCGCGAATTGGGCCGCCACCGGCGCGGGGTTGAGCCAACAACTCGTCTACGCTTTTGCCGCGCTTGGCTCCAACGTCTTCGCGGGCACGCTGACAGGCGGCGTCTTCCGTTCAACTGACAATGGCACGAATTGGACAGCCGTCAACACAGGGTTGACCTTTCCCTCGATTTCATCCTTCGCCGTCATCAACACGACGCTTTTTGCGGGCACCAATGGCGGCGGGGTTTTCCGTTCGACCGACAATGGCGCGAACTGGACGGCGGTCAATGCGGGTTTGGGCATTCAGGCCATTTCCTCATTGGCCGTGAGCGGGACGACGCTCTATGCCGGATCGCAGGTGGGCGGCGTCTTCCGTTCGACCGACAACGGCGCGAATTGGTCGGCGGTCAACAACGGCCTGGCGAATCAGTTCATCAATGCGCTGGCCGCGCGCGGCACAGCCGTGGTCGCGGGCGCGAACAGCGGGGCTTTGCGCAGTGCCGATAGCGGCGCGAATTGGGCCGCCGCCAACACGGGCCTCAGCGGGCAATTCATTTTTGCGCTGGCCGTCAACGGCGCGAATCTGTTCGCCAGCACCTATAGCGGCGTCTTCCGCACGACGAACAACGGCGCGGCCTGGACGCTGGTCAACAACGGGCTGGGCAATCGCATCATTCTGTCGTTGCTGGTGACGGGCACGACGCTCTATGCCGGCAGCGAAGGCGATGGCGTCTTCCGCACGACCGACAACGGCGCGAATTGGACGCCCGCCAACAATGGCTTGCTGGATCGCGCGATTACGGGCTTGGCGATGAGCGGCAATACGTTATTCGCCGCGACGGCGGGCAGCGGGATTTATCGTTCGACCGACAACGGCGCTACGTGGACGGGAGCGAATACAGGTTTGGGCAGCTTGAATATCCTGTCCATCGTCGCCAGCGGTAGTACGGTCTTTGTCGGCACCGATCAAGCGGGCGTCTTCCGCTCCACCGACGGCGGCAACAATTGGGCGGCGGTGAATACGGGCCTCTCCAGCCTCACGGCCTATTCGCTGGGACTGAACGGCACGACGCTCTTTGTCGGCACCCCCACCGGCCTCTTCCGCAGCAGCGACAACGGCGCGACCTGGACGGCGGCCAACACCGGCCTCACCGGCGTGCTGGTGTCATCCTTTGCCGCCAGCGGTCAGAACCTGTTCGTCGGTTCAGCCTTTGGCGGCGTCTTCCGCTCAATCAATAACGGCGGACTCTGGACGCCTTTCAACGAAGGTCTCCCTAACCTCTTTGTCAAAGCCCTCGTCGTCAGCGGCAACAGCCTGGCGGCAGGCAATATCGGCAGTTCGGTGTTCACCCGGCCGTTGCCGTAACGAAGTACCTCGCGGGAAAAGAACTTTGGCAAAACCACGGGGGACACGGGGGACACGGGGGACACGGGGACAGCGAAACAGCGAAAAGGTACGTAAACATTGAGCAACGCACGTCGTCCGATGCTTGCTCTCCCCCGCGCTCCCCGTGGTTTTCTTTTTCTTGATGGAGTTCGGCCTTTAGGCTACCGGGCGCGTGGCGTTGGTTTGTCTGCTGATTCATCCGGCAGTCCGGCATAAAGGGACTTCAATTCTTGGCTAAATCCCGAAAGGGTTTGCTCCCTGTCGCCAGGATCACCCCCTGCTCATTGCGCAGTTCGTAACTGATGTTGCCTGTGGTATCGCCAGCCGGCGCTAGAAACGGCAACCGGCCTTGCTTGGTCGTCATGATCGCCTGTTTGGTATCGGACGTGCTGGCGGTGTGAATCGTCATGGCGATCATCCCCAAAGGCTCACGCGCCAGAATCTCGAATTCGATGGTGACATTCTCGGCGGTTTCCGCCACCTGGCGCACGATCACTTTGACATCCCCCGGCTGAACCGGGTCTTTTTTCGCGTCGGGGGCTGGCTCCGTTTCGGCGGGCGGATTGCCATCCTCGACTTTGCCGGTCGGATAGTTGGCCGTTTGAAGCACGCTCTTTTCGCC is from Acidobacteriota bacterium and encodes:
- a CDS encoding DUF1800 family protein → MRLNNRWRATAAGLFVLVCLCLVQTNSSAHATTFSAAPLAVTVTVDPVTVILPFNTTKQFKATVSGAANTAVTWCVNNIPNGNASVGTIDAAGNYKAPAALPPGNPVTVKAVSVADPNVSGSGAVTVVYPVAVFNWWSPSKVPLGNTTFDLYSNNNTFYNGAVVKLGGVALPTTYVSAGQLKATSNVLQSGSGYVTVTNPGAAASSSRLVEFGQGIVITVAPATATVATYAKQQFTATVTGAPTTQVYWGVVGGSVNGTISANGLYTAPNAVPAGPVTIRAAAAANTERQATATVTVVLGPPPSPTPTPMPSPMPSPSPSPSPVLSPSPSPSPSPSPSPAPAPTPDAQTLAVGRFLDQATFGPTSALMTYVKQVGINQYLDEQFLAPESVYPNGINSTATEMTDQFYLHFLNGQDQLRQRVIYALSEVITISRNKNYYPNMLIPWQQILSKHAFGNYKNLLKEITLDASMGNFLDMVNSTKPLGASGANENYARELMQLFSIGLYKLNPDGSQMLDAANKPIPTYNQTDVRQLALALTGWTFNRSGTPPTYPNPNYYPGPLYPLPSYHDTNSKTFLGTTLPANQTIQKDLDDVIDTIFNHPNVGPFICTRLIHALVTSNPSAAYVTRVVNVFNNNGLGVRGDLAAVIRAILMDQDARNDAPPNDFGRLRTPVQTHIALMRALGGTITPSLYAYVYDEMGESILNAPSVFGHYSALYRIPKQSPPLNGPEFQIHGPGETVNSGNFLWGFMNYYSTGIWDLSWLFALGGNHTACINAVDTLLLYGRMSPGMRQTLQTALQTSQTAGADAKHRALTVLYLTAMSSEYLVIR
- a CDS encoding IPT/TIG domain-containing protein — translated: MKLRNQFSSKSVLTSRAQLHVVQFGALVCVNLLLFSGLSFIGNARGFSAPFQTPAAFSSLSAASFETNLTPEGIAAGFGSNLAPSTASATTTPLPTTLNTISVTVNGVNAGLFFVSSGQINYLIPAGTAAGEATVNVLRSGVITHTGKVTIVSAAPAIFTANSNGTGVPAAIVLRVATNGAQTTETIAQLVSNRWQTKAINLGPTGERVFLILFLCGIRGLPNSDGNSGNGVAENVRVLIGGIEQTPIFANKQGGLVGVDQINVEIPRELLGRGKIKTAVIGGGLSSLEVEIEIAGATGTNPPTVTSFAPTLATASETLNINGVGFSTVAANNLVRVNGLETSVESAAATQLIVRVPYGAEAGRVIVRTTTGEGSSNSDVSVRTTISGLTTDTNGNPLPGVEVSYGAFKTTTRNDGTYLLRDVPAGFGTLKIDPSKLSLTPAMQPYSKIATATANRDNLQTTTALQTVSGEAASIQTQGSGAAEEGDFTQHRLLAPNGTITTGNVTFSFDDNTVGTFPAGVTDGRIYLTVLTNSRTPTPLPAGIFSSTIAQLSPIGVKLAPGGKLTFPNTDGLAANAQARLYKLDQTAGSPTLGQFVDVGVATVSADGQRVETGANAITETSIYFAALARPLTTVTGRVVDSDNTTPVRRALVTLRGQQTFTDGNGSFTLRNIPVPANNLLNIEASFVRPTGRTDSVTRNNIAVGANGLTHITPDLVLPSPTTQPNRPPSLIAPTLLTATEGQTRNIPLVVSDPDSDQPVQLVLTSPNFVTLVLIQNIANIRIAPPAGSAGTYPLTLKATDNQNAVTTLNASLTVTGNRAPVLSVPLAQTASVGQQLAFNVSASDPDADQTVTLMATSLPSGASFVQTSATTGRFTWTPTANQTGLATATFTATDNGSPVMTDRKSVAINVGGAITQWAQTAGPEGAVIRVLLVSGNNFFAGTDGGVFRSANDGASWTPANNGLAGQFVSALTTNGTALFAGTYGTSLLGGAGIFRSTDNGANWTPASNGLSTPNVFALGASGTTVFAGLVSGGIARTTDNGANWAATGAGLSQQLVYAFAALGSNVFAGTLTGGVFRSTDNGTNWTAVNTGLTFPSISSFAVINTTLFAGTNGGGVFRSTDNGANWTAVNAGLGIQAISSLAVSGTTLYAGSQVGGVFRSTDNGANWSAVNNGLANQFINALAARGTAVVAGANSGALRSADSGANWAAANTGLSGQFIFALAVNGANLFASTYSGVFRTTNNGAAWTLVNNGLGNRIILSLLVTGTTLYAGSEGDGVFRTTDNGANWTPANNGLLDRAITGLAMSGNTLFAATAGSGIYRSTDNGATWTGANTGLGSLNILSIVASGSTVFVGTDQAGVFRSTDGGNNWAAVNTGLSSLTAYSLGLNGTTLFVGTPTGLFRSSDNGATWTAANTGLTGVLVSSFAASGQNLFVGSAFGGVFRSINNGGLWTPFNEGLPNLFVKALVVSGNSLAAGNIGSSVFTRPLP